DNA sequence from the Bombus vancouverensis nearcticus chromosome 8, iyBomVanc1_principal, whole genome shotgun sequence genome:
CTCCTTGTCAACAAAGGAGCAAATGTTCCAGGCGTTCACATAGCTAAACTTTTGTTTTCTTCTCCTTGATACTTTTTTATATTTAGCTTCTTTAACAAATGTATTTTCAGACTGAATATGCTTTGATGCTGCATCAGGAACAAGTAAAACTTGTTGCTCTGTTTTTGCTATATCTTCAAAGAAGCAATTTGGTTTTGTTGCATCTACTTCAGATATTCTATGTGATCTTGAACTACTCTTTAAAATATTAGGAACTGTGCGATGTGTCTTATTCAATATTAATATGTCTTGTTTCGTACtagtattatgtgatattttattatgtaatatgttatcagattcaaaattatttaattcctcAAAATGATCTTTTTCTTCATTCGTATTAATTTCTTTAGATGGTTCATTATCCTGCATTATATCTAATAAAACTGTGTTTTGGTACATATTTTCTGAACTTTCACTATGCATATTCCAAATGGTATTATAGTCAAATGTGATAAAATTACTTAGGTCTTCATACATTCTTAATAATATTGTTTAGATATTCCAATGAATCTTTTCATCTCTTTCATTTACATATTATGACTATATTGTACTATTCATTATAgctaaaaaatgtaataaaaagtaacaATTAAAAAGATATACCAGAAATTCTATAACAAAATAGTTTTTATGTTtcgtaatagaaaataaataccaaaaaaagatataaattcatTACATCCTTTAAAATAAGCATTATAGAAAAGGAACAAATTATaagataaaatttttttttaattaaataagtaagaaagcataaaaagataattgtaatattaaaacgATGGCAAATATTTCTGTCAGAGGATAAATAGTTGCTTTTTGTTTTAATAAGCCGAATATCATAAAAAACTTACCTAGCTTTTCTGACCATAGTTCAAACGATGTTTAACACTGTAATCACAAATACAAACACCATCACCTTTCCAACACTTATATACCGATTATTAcgacaaaaaatatatatgtaactaATGTGACAGATATGAAACGTTTCAAACCGTACCGTTTGGCGACAGAAACTAAACTACGCTCCATGAAATCCTATAAAGAAACTTTAGTTGTGCTTAGATAAGAAGAACGAAACCTGAGAAGTCCTTGAACGATAGAATGTAAACATCCCTAAGAaattaaaacttaaaacttcCGAGGATTAGAAATATGTACGTGCGGTTAGTATTTTTTTCAGTAAGCTTCCATTAATTTTTAAGTCTTCGTAtcttttgatttattattttttttatatctttgatatagatttatcgaaattcatcaagaaattcaaaaaattcaaagaaattcAAATTCAAAGGCTTCGAAATTCGAAACAACAATGATCATGAAATGAAGTGCAGATTGTATCGACAATGGCACACACCATACGTTCTTGtaagttaaattaaatatatatattatttaaaagagAAATTTGGATAGTGTAGAATTATGTTGCTTTGTTGAGAATCTTCTTCAAATCTTCAAAATGCAAACAAGgttaaatttgcaatttttcgtTTGGAGGTAGATTGTGTGTTATATTCtacaatattgtaatattttataaaagtgtAATGTGATAAAGGTGTAGAAAAATGgtagaaattataatttttaagttgataatgtgataataaaatattttattgtgacaataagattatttataataataaaatttcaaaagtaACTAAAGATGAGTTGTGTGTGATAAAATATGTgtgatattgaaataaataaaatatttcatgctTAGTAATAGTATTCAAACAGTAGATCAGCTTCTGTGAATACCTAATATAAATAGGGTTACCAATCGTTACTATCAGCAACATCGTCATATTTGTCATTACTTTCATGCCTTAATACAGAAAATAAGACATCCCTGACTTTTGGCTTGGGATCTTTGGTAATTTTCGTTGGTACAGCTTCTGCCTGTCCTAACATCCATTCCAGTTCTAtaataacacatataataagTTTATATGAATACCAATAGAATTGCGACAAATTACCAGAAtagatttttcattaaatttccaaTTATATATACCTGCTTCAGTTAATTTCATGCCTCTTAATTCTATTGGGCCAATAATTTGTTTTATCATATTTCCATTGTGGTAGATAAAAATTGTAGGAAGATTGCTATCAGGCCAGTTGGGAATGCAAGTAGTAGAAATACTTTTCAAAAATTTTgttgcaggaaatttttttgCTAAGTTAGTTAAATACTGATTTATTAATGAGCAGAGGGGAATGCTAAAACAAAAGTTGTAAAGAGATAAGTTTCTCTTAATATCTCTATTAAGAATTTTGATACGTAATATCTAAGAATAGAGGTGTATTATATATACCCAGCTTTATATAAATGAAGTATAACCCAAACATCATCTCCTGCTTTATTTATTTCTTGAACATAATCTTTTGCTGATATTTCATTAACTTCACCATATTTAGATTTGCTAGCTAACTCTTTCATTTCTgctattctctttcttcgatattccAATAGAACTTTTTCATCTTCTTCGTCCTCTAGTTCATCCAATTCATCTAGCGTCTTATTTTCCAAATCATTGGCAGctataagaaataagaaatatctAGATTAATAAATTTTAGTTTGGAATTGTATCAACATGagacaaataaaataaacattcaATTACCACGCCCAGTTTTCTCATTTATAGTATTTTCCACAATGTCAACGATTTGATCTTCCGtaacttctttctctttctctggtATAATTCCTTTTCTTCTGAGAATGTCATTCCACTCTGTATCTTCATTTGGATCTTGCTGTGTTAATAAATTTAGGTTAACTAGTTTATATATTAAGAACTAACttgaaaaataatatgaaaatcttttatattttatcttatGCTTTATTGCATTTCGACCATTACaagtttatttaattatttattttaatttttgttctGCAATATATGGCATCCCTTATTAGGAACCAGAAATGTTCAAAATGACATAACctctatttaaaaaagtttttcTGTGCTTACCATGATGTAAGATTCTTTTTAAGATATTATTTCGTGTGCAAAAGAATTAATTTGCGCTATGCAAATTGTCAGGTTGATAGAGTTAATATCGTTAAGTGATGGATTTCGCTTCTAATGTTAGAATATTTGTGATTAACAGCTGATCACGTTTCGCTACAATGAGATACGCTACGCAACTGTACTCTTGTTCTTGACTTACGTGCATTTATGGTATCATCAATGACGCATTCACATTCGAATCTCATTCTATTTAAAAACCATACAATTAGTCAGTGGCGCTCCTGTGGCATGttaaagttccaaaacatattttaaatttaatgtaactcaatttattaatttcatttatcaaAATTTCAGTTTTTTATTAGCGCAAtccataaattaatttttagacAAATCTAAAAACCTATATATTTTATTCTGCTATGAATGAAATACAATAATGTAAAATAGTGAAATAATAGGgaaagaaaattaagaaaattacaATAGTAAAAAATGTATACACCTTTGTCTTTAATAATAAATAGCAAATGGTGGTATACTCGATATACCATTTTAATGCAATTAACACTTATATGGAATACAATACTTATTACGTATTTACGCCTATATTCGATGACTGTACATTCAGTCGACTGTAATCAGAGAAACCGGTTGATCGTGCAGCTGTGCTGGTCCACGGCCATGTTTTGTGTCCCGCACCAAATACCTAAAACCAGTTTGGGACATCACCTCGATAATATTTATAGGCATATGGAATAATAATTTCTGTAACGGTACAACGTTAGCATCAAGCTGTACGTTTACGCTTAGGTTTATGCAGATTAGATCATTTCTCGTTTacatctttttccttttcctcctcttttttatattatttgttcaCGTTTTTTTACACCAAAATTTCGAGGAGTTACTAACAAAACCAGTctcatttaaatttcaaatgaacGAAAACGAAGAACAGGCAATCTCGCGTAAACATATCATCTTGATTGctttttgttttgtttcaaGGAAAGGTATATAATAAGTTGCGTAAGGTTTACAATCAATAAAATTTGCATATAATATTCTGATTAAACGAGCGCGCGCGCTGTTTGCGAATTCTCGACTTCATCGAGCCTCTGTTTAATATTCAAAGTCGCGTCGAATTTCACGAGCATggggaagaaaaagagaaaaaggaagaaagttgCAATCTTGCTTGCCACCGGAGTAAGAACGCGGATTAATTTTCCtttgagtatatatatatatacacgcggTGTATAAAGCTTAACGCATATGTAACACCGCGAAACGTTCAATCCGTTTTCACGGTGCTTTCACGTCGCGTGCATACCTTTGTATGGAACAGTCTTTGTTGTTGGATCGCATAAAAGAAATACGTTTCCTCAACGGTGGCGAGTAAATTACAgaaaatatgtatttgtatGTATACCCACGATTACTGATGGTTGAAAGTGAACACGTGTTTCTTTATCTTGTTATAATAACAGcataaaaaaaaattagtaaATTGAGTGGGCAAATTCCATTTATAATTCGAGCGATTGagatcattttaattaaaaatattttctgatcGAAAGCGCTAAGTCGTGTAACGATCTTGATATATAGATGACTATCTTGTGATTGAAAATATGTCAATTTATCTTTTAACTTAtctattttaaaatttgttagGTATATATTTCTAAGAAATTATCTTATCGAATTATAATCCTTTTTTTTACAATCTTTTAGGTATATTATACCGAATGACTAAATTTAGTActcttttaaattataattaaatttagtattcttttaattaaatttaaatataaatttcatcagCTAGCTATTCTTAGAACGATACAAAAAATTCTCCTCCAATTGAGattcgaatttcatatttttatacgaGATGAAAGGATTTGAAGACGAGCTGAAATATTCATGCAAAAATTAAATTCTTCGAAAGATGTATCTAGGAAATTGACACAATGAGAACAAAAGCAGGGAAATACTGACCAAAGCTTCCCTTGCGTGAATGTATATTGCACGCACCGTCTGTCGTTATTGTTTTCCATTGTTATGCTCTTTTTTTTCGAAAGCATTGTTTGGCAAAGCACTCGTGTTTCCGGTTGCGTGCTAGATTAGAACTTAACCCTGTATTTAGGCGTGTGCAGCTCGATTCAATGGAATGTCATTCATTCGCGCTTATGTATCACGTTGGAGCTAGAGCAGATTGTCACAAATAAA
Encoded proteins:
- the viaf gene encoding viral IAP-associated factor codes for the protein MQDPNEDTEWNDILRRKGIIPEKEKEVTEDQIVDIVENTINEKTGRAANDLENKTLDELDELEDEEDEKVLLEYRRKRIAEMKELASKSKYGEVNEISAKDYVQEINKAGDDVWVILHLYKAGIPLCSLINQYLTNLAKKFPATKFLKSISTTCIPNWPDSNLPTIFIYHNGNMIKQIIGPIELRGMKLTEAELEWMLGQAEAVPTKITKDPKPKVRDVLFSVLRHESNDKYDDVADSNDW